In one Rhodococcus sp. B50 genomic region, the following are encoded:
- a CDS encoding MBL fold metallo-hydrolase: MILEQYYIECLSHASYLIGDESTGRAVVVDPRRDITEYLSDAQKYGLTIEGVINTHFHADFVSGHLELVDATGAWIGFGEAAETDYPIRRLRDGEKLSLGEVELEILSTPGHTWESISVLVRERPDAVPSAVLTGDSLFIGDVGRPDLVNLGDGSTSDLARAMYHTVHEKLLTLPDQVVVMPAHGAGSSCGKNLSTELTSTIGEQRVTNPSVQPMSEDDFVALVTDGQPAAPSYFSVDAAMNKRIHPLLLQDRTIPELIPEQVKAELVAGTRVLDARSVDDFAAGHLRGSVNVGFDGRFAETGGMVAEVGEKIVLITYPGEEQDAAVRLARIGSDGAAGYLNVDRDGTFPAELADLIEAAPRTTVEELDRLLAADAVTLVDIRNPGEREFGTIPGAVPIPLAQLRTRLDQVPSGKPIVVHCAGGWRSSVAASLLRAQGFENVTDLLGGYNAWAESHVSA; the protein is encoded by the coding sequence ATGATTCTCGAGCAGTACTACATCGAGTGCCTCTCCCACGCGTCCTACCTCATCGGTGACGAGAGCACGGGCAGGGCGGTCGTGGTCGACCCCCGCCGCGACATCACCGAATACCTCTCCGACGCGCAGAAGTACGGACTGACCATCGAAGGGGTGATCAACACCCACTTCCACGCAGACTTCGTCTCGGGTCACCTCGAATTGGTCGACGCAACGGGTGCGTGGATCGGATTCGGTGAAGCCGCCGAGACCGACTACCCGATCCGCCGACTGCGCGACGGCGAGAAGCTGTCCCTCGGTGAGGTCGAACTCGAAATCCTCTCCACCCCGGGTCACACCTGGGAGTCGATCTCGGTGCTGGTGCGCGAACGCCCCGATGCCGTCCCGTCGGCGGTGCTCACCGGCGACTCGCTGTTCATCGGCGATGTCGGCCGCCCCGACCTGGTCAACCTCGGCGACGGCTCCACCAGCGATCTGGCGCGGGCGATGTATCACACCGTGCACGAGAAGCTGCTGACCTTGCCCGACCAGGTCGTGGTCATGCCTGCTCACGGCGCCGGTTCGTCGTGCGGCAAGAACCTGTCGACCGAGCTGACCTCGACCATCGGAGAGCAGCGCGTGACCAATCCGTCGGTGCAGCCGATGAGCGAGGACGATTTCGTCGCCCTGGTCACCGACGGGCAGCCGGCCGCCCCGTCGTACTTCTCGGTCGACGCCGCGATGAACAAGCGGATCCACCCGCTTCTGTTGCAGGACCGCACGATTCCCGAGCTGATTCCGGAACAGGTGAAGGCAGAGCTCGTTGCCGGTACGCGTGTTCTCGATGCGCGAAGTGTCGACGACTTCGCCGCCGGACACCTGCGCGGTTCGGTCAATGTCGGGTTCGACGGGCGCTTCGCAGAGACCGGCGGCATGGTCGCCGAGGTCGGCGAGAAGATCGTGCTGATCACCTATCCAGGTGAGGAGCAGGACGCTGCGGTGCGCCTCGCGCGAATCGGATCCGACGGTGCGGCAGGTTATCTGAACGTCGACCGGGACGGAACATTCCCTGCGGAGCTGGCCGACCTGATCGAGGCCGCGCCGCGGACGACCGTCGAAGAGCTCGACCGCTTGCTCGCCGCCGACGCGGTCACCCTCGTCGACATCCGCAACCCCGGCGAGCGCGAGTTCGGGACCATCCCGGGCGCGGTTCCGATCCCGTTGGCGCAGTTGCGTACCCGTCTGGACCAGGTTCCCTCCGGCAAGCCGATCGTAGTGCACTGTGCCGGCGGATGGCGTTCGAGCGTGGCGGCGTCGCTGCTGCGGGCCCAGGGCTTCGAGAACGTCACGGATCTGCTCGGCGGCTACAACGCCTGGGCCGAATCCCACGTCTCTGCTTGA
- a CDS encoding rhodanese-like domain-containing protein — protein sequence MTESPAVTVDPASLHESIDSGKNVRIIDVRTPGEFESVHIPGAYNVPLDLLREHRDEFCAHFDENVVLVCRSGQRAGQAEETLRGAGLFNLHILEGGMLGWESAGLPVNRGTERWDLERQVRLVAGSLVLSSVLGSIAVPKLKWLAAGIGGGLTFAALSNTCAMGMLLSKLPYNRGASCDAQSIVAQLVQSNTERAERN from the coding sequence ATGACCGAGTCCCCCGCTGTCACCGTCGACCCGGCTTCCCTGCACGAGTCGATCGATTCCGGCAAGAACGTACGGATCATCGACGTCCGGACGCCAGGCGAGTTCGAGTCCGTGCACATCCCCGGCGCCTACAACGTCCCCCTGGACCTGCTGCGTGAGCACCGCGACGAGTTCTGCGCCCATTTCGACGAGAACGTCGTGCTGGTGTGCCGCTCCGGACAGCGTGCCGGTCAAGCCGAAGAGACCCTGCGCGGGGCAGGATTGTTCAACCTCCACATCCTCGAGGGCGGCATGCTCGGCTGGGAATCGGCCGGCCTGCCCGTCAACCGCGGCACCGAACGCTGGGATCTCGAACGCCAGGTCCGACTCGTCGCCGGTTCGCTCGTGCTGAGCTCGGTTCTCGGCAGCATCGCCGTGCCGAAGCTCAAGTGGCTCGCCGCCGGAATCGGCGGTGGGCTGACCTTCGCCGCACTGTCGAACACCTGCGCGATGGGCATGCTGCTGTCCAAGCTGCCCTACAACCGCGGCGCCTCGTGCGACGCCCAGAGCATCGTCGCGCAGCTGGTCCAGTCGAATACCGAACGCGCCGAGAGGAACTGA
- a CDS encoding sulfite exporter TauE/SafE family protein: MIALTVALAVLVGVTLGLLGGGGSILTVPLLAYVAGMDAKEAIATSLLVVGVTSAVGAISHARAGRVQWRTGILFGLAGMVGAYGGGLLSRFIPGTVLLLGFAVMMIATAIAMLRGRKNKAAGDEGDHAMPVGKILLDGVVVGLVTGLVGAGGGFLVVPALALLGGLPMPVAVGTSLIVIAMKSFAGLGGYLSTVQIDWRLAAMVTGAAVVGSLIGGRLTSLVDPDTLRKSFGWFVLIMSSVILAQEIHPGVGIAAAGLTLVAAGATYACSRREHCPLQRLGGRPRASVAAG, translated from the coding sequence ATGATCGCGTTGACCGTAGCTCTGGCAGTCCTCGTCGGCGTCACCCTCGGACTGCTCGGTGGCGGAGGCTCGATTCTCACCGTCCCGCTACTCGCTTACGTCGCAGGTATGGACGCCAAGGAAGCGATTGCCACTTCGCTGCTGGTCGTGGGTGTCACGAGCGCGGTCGGCGCGATCTCCCACGCACGCGCCGGCCGCGTGCAGTGGCGCACCGGGATCTTATTCGGCCTGGCAGGCATGGTCGGCGCCTACGGCGGTGGTCTGCTCTCACGCTTCATCCCCGGCACCGTCCTGCTGCTCGGCTTCGCCGTGATGATGATCGCAACAGCGATCGCCATGCTCCGCGGCCGTAAGAACAAGGCCGCCGGCGACGAGGGCGACCATGCGATGCCCGTCGGCAAGATCCTGCTCGACGGTGTGGTCGTCGGTCTGGTCACCGGCCTCGTCGGCGCCGGAGGCGGCTTCCTCGTCGTGCCCGCCCTGGCGCTGCTCGGCGGCCTGCCCATGCCGGTCGCCGTCGGCACCTCACTGATCGTGATCGCTATGAAGTCCTTCGCCGGACTCGGCGGCTACCTGTCCACAGTGCAGATCGACTGGCGTCTGGCGGCGATGGTCACCGGTGCCGCCGTCGTGGGCAGCCTCATCGGCGGCCGCCTCACCTCGCTCGTCGATCCCGACACCCTGCGTAAGAGCTTCGGCTGGTTCGTCCTGATCATGTCCTCCGTCATCCTCGCCCAGGAGATCCACCCCGGCGTCGGAATCGCGGCAGCCGGACTCACCCTGGTCGCCGCCGGCGCCACCTACGCCTGCAGCCGCAGGGAGCATTGCCCCTTGCAGCGTCTCGGAGGGCGCCCTCGTGCCTCCGTGGCGGCCGGCTGA
- a CDS encoding rhodanese-like domain-containing protein: protein MHEVDTAALIQAWESGAPVLDVREDYEYIQGHVPGAQLIPLPELSARVGEVSPGETVYVICASGNRSKRGAEILESAGRRAVSVAGGTSAWVTAGREVRRGPTA from the coding sequence ATGCACGAAGTCGACACTGCCGCTCTGATCCAGGCGTGGGAGTCCGGAGCTCCGGTGCTCGATGTCCGCGAGGACTACGAGTACATCCAGGGTCACGTTCCCGGCGCCCAGTTGATCCCCCTCCCCGAACTGTCCGCCCGTGTGGGCGAGGTGTCGCCGGGAGAGACCGTCTACGTCATCTGTGCATCCGGAAACCGGAGCAAGCGCGGAGCCGAGATCCTCGAGTCAGCCGGACGGCGCGCGGTGTCCGTCGCCGGCGGAACGAGCGCGTGGGTGACTGCGGGTCGAGAGGTCCGGCGCGGACCCACCGCCTGA
- a CDS encoding sulfite exporter TauE/SafE family protein, protein MTLVLALGFGAVIGVLLGLLGGGGSILAVPALVFGLGLSMAQAVPISLIVVSVASAVGALPRVRAHQVEWRLAGTFAATGIPATFAGSAVGRLLPERALLIGFAVVMVVAGARMLADRGDTGTACSTGSSGINWRRCAPRSISAGLAVGFLTGLFGVGGGFLIIPALVLMLGIEMPVAVGTSLVIIVANSAAGLISHLSGTSIDWAITAAFAGTAIVGSLVAGQFGTRVDTDRLQRWFAYLVFAVAAYVLVDAIFLR, encoded by the coding sequence ATGACGTTGGTGCTCGCGCTCGGCTTCGGTGCCGTCATCGGCGTGCTGCTCGGCCTGCTCGGTGGAGGCGGATCGATCCTTGCGGTTCCGGCGCTGGTCTTCGGCCTGGGGCTGAGCATGGCGCAGGCCGTCCCGATTTCACTGATCGTGGTCAGCGTGGCGTCGGCTGTCGGGGCGCTACCGAGAGTGCGTGCCCACCAGGTCGAGTGGCGTCTGGCAGGCACCTTTGCCGCCACTGGCATTCCGGCCACCTTCGCGGGCAGTGCCGTGGGAAGGTTGCTTCCGGAACGCGCTCTGCTGATCGGCTTCGCGGTGGTGATGGTCGTGGCGGGGGCGCGGATGCTCGCCGATCGCGGCGATACGGGAACGGCGTGCTCGACCGGAAGTTCCGGAATCAACTGGCGCCGTTGTGCTCCTCGGTCGATCTCGGCCGGCCTCGCGGTCGGCTTCCTCACCGGCCTGTTCGGAGTCGGCGGCGGATTTCTGATCATCCCGGCGCTCGTCCTCATGCTCGGCATCGAGATGCCTGTCGCCGTGGGGACTTCGCTGGTGATCATCGTCGCCAACTCCGCCGCGGGTCTGATCTCGCATCTGAGCGGCACGAGCATCGACTGGGCGATCACCGCCGCCTTCGCGGGCACGGCGATCGTCGGGTCGCTCGTCGCGGGGCAGTTCGGCACCCGCGTCGACACCGACCGGCTTCAACGCTGGTTCGCCTATCTGGTGTTCGCCGTGGCCGCCTACGTGCTCGTCGATGCGATCTTCCTGCGGTGA
- a CDS encoding metal-sensitive transcriptional regulator → MVGDEDSIALVLNRLRRAQGQLGGVIAMIEQGRDCKDVVTQLAAVSRALDRAGFKIVATGLKECMNGNAEDGKEPMTEVELEKLFLALA, encoded by the coding sequence ATGGTCGGCGACGAAGACAGCATCGCATTGGTACTCAACCGGCTGCGCCGCGCGCAGGGTCAGCTCGGCGGAGTGATCGCGATGATCGAACAGGGCCGGGACTGCAAGGACGTCGTCACCCAGCTTGCAGCCGTGTCGCGCGCACTGGACCGCGCCGGTTTCAAGATCGTGGCAACCGGCCTGAAGGAATGCATGAACGGCAATGCCGAGGACGGCAAGGAACCGATGACCGAGGTCGAACTCGAGAAGCTTTTCCTCGCTCTGGCCTGA
- a CDS encoding DUF302 domain-containing protein produces MTLALSTTLRTSFPDAVERTRKALSEQGFGVLTEIDMKATLKAKLGEDMEDYVILGACNPPLAHRAVTVDRQIGLLLPCNVVVRTDPDDPETVVVDAMNPQMMVQVADQPGLAEVADDATTALQAAIDSLKADAAKN; encoded by the coding sequence ATGACACTCGCACTCTCGACCACCCTGCGCACCTCGTTCCCCGACGCGGTCGAACGCACCCGCAAGGCGCTGTCCGAGCAGGGATTCGGCGTGCTCACCGAGATCGACATGAAAGCCACCCTGAAGGCGAAGCTCGGCGAGGACATGGAGGACTACGTGATCCTCGGTGCGTGCAATCCGCCGCTCGCCCACCGTGCGGTGACGGTCGACCGGCAGATCGGGCTCCTGCTCCCCTGCAACGTCGTGGTCCGCACCGACCCCGACGACCCCGAGACAGTGGTGGTCGATGCGATGAACCCGCAGATGATGGTGCAGGTCGCCGATCAGCCGGGACTCGCGGAGGTCGCCGACGACGCCACCACCGCACTGCAGGCCGCCATCGATTCGCTGAAAGCGGATGCGGCGAAGAACTGA
- a CDS encoding oxygenase MpaB family protein has translation MDNPNRRDVLKTGGLLGALGAFAVATPAQARPWRWSPAGSIPGAGSGADPRQVWDNEADPLVASLLDRGDVPKVNELLRTWKKNSQPLPEGLPNDLRDFMEHARQLPSWADPAKLETAVRFNEKRGLYLGVLYGFVSGMMSTVIPKEALAVYYSKGGANMKGRISKTAKLGYDIGSRNAYLGDGEMIVTSVKTRLVHAAVRHLLPQSSHWANMAPEDVPISQHDMMVTWHSLPTSVMRTLKEWKVPIPAAEADGFLHSWQVSAHMLGIEDQYIPATWDDAESQARESLDPILAPTPEGVKLADMLLDLGKGLDFTLLTRPILGALTRFALGNEIADWLNIPREPVWGTLLDVAWGPFIAVREGLLPLPLAPDAYWTFDELLRQFVLLYMAELRPISIEIPEFNNPNYP, from the coding sequence ATGGATAATCCGAACAGGCGCGACGTTCTGAAAACCGGTGGCCTCCTTGGCGCACTGGGGGCGTTCGCGGTGGCGACACCGGCCCAGGCGCGACCGTGGAGGTGGTCGCCGGCGGGATCGATACCGGGCGCGGGAAGTGGCGCGGATCCACGGCAGGTGTGGGACAACGAAGCCGACCCGCTCGTCGCCTCGCTACTCGATCGGGGCGACGTGCCGAAGGTCAACGAACTGCTGCGTACCTGGAAGAAGAACTCCCAGCCGTTGCCCGAAGGACTTCCGAACGACCTGCGCGACTTCATGGAGCACGCCCGGCAGCTTCCGTCCTGGGCCGACCCGGCGAAGCTCGAGACGGCCGTTCGGTTCAACGAGAAGCGTGGGCTGTATCTCGGTGTCCTGTACGGATTCGTGAGCGGCATGATGAGCACGGTCATCCCGAAGGAAGCGCTCGCCGTCTACTATTCCAAGGGCGGCGCCAACATGAAGGGCCGCATCTCGAAAACAGCCAAACTGGGTTACGACATCGGTTCTCGCAACGCGTATCTGGGCGACGGCGAGATGATCGTCACGTCAGTCAAGACAAGGCTCGTCCATGCCGCTGTGCGCCACCTGCTCCCGCAGTCGTCGCACTGGGCCAACATGGCGCCCGAGGATGTGCCGATCAGCCAGCACGACATGATGGTCACCTGGCACAGCCTGCCCACCAGCGTGATGCGCACGTTGAAGGAGTGGAAGGTTCCGATCCCGGCTGCGGAGGCCGACGGATTCCTGCACTCGTGGCAGGTCAGCGCGCACATGCTCGGCATCGAGGACCAGTACATCCCGGCCACCTGGGACGACGCAGAATCCCAAGCGCGGGAATCGCTCGATCCGATCCTGGCGCCCACGCCGGAGGGTGTGAAACTCGCCGACATGCTGCTCGATCTCGGCAAGGGTCTCGACTTCACGCTGCTGACCCGCCCGATCCTCGGTGCGCTCACGCGGTTCGCTCTCGGCAACGAGATCGCCGACTGGCTCAACATTCCACGCGAACCCGTCTGGGGCACACTGCTCGACGTCGCGTGGGGTCCGTTCATCGCGGTACGCGAAGGGCTGCTGCCCCTCCCGCTGGCGCCGGATGCCTACTGGACGTTCGACGAACTGCTGCGCCAGTTCGTTCTGCTGTACATGGCGGAACTGCGCCCGATCAGCATCGAGATCCCCGAATTCAACAACCCCAACTATCCCTGA
- a CDS encoding TetR/AcrR family transcriptional regulator, with amino-acid sequence MGTEIDETRVRLLDAAYEQFCRTGIQRSSMEEIARRAKLSRITLYRKFESKDALVDEVILREFRRYFLRFLEDIAQAGTVADRVVLGFVSALRVIRTNRLIGNLLETEPVLFAGAIGGDDGTMLAAVRRFVAGQLQREQRAGTVAADLNTDLVAEMLVRISASFLTTPSQVVDIDDDEALASIARQFLVPMVLPDYGSTR; translated from the coding sequence ATGGGAACCGAGATCGACGAGACCCGCGTGCGCCTGCTCGATGCCGCCTACGAACAGTTCTGCCGCACCGGCATCCAACGTTCCTCGATGGAGGAGATCGCGCGCCGCGCGAAGTTGTCGCGAATAACCTTGTACCGCAAGTTCGAATCGAAGGACGCTCTCGTGGACGAGGTCATCCTGCGCGAGTTCCGCCGCTACTTCCTGCGTTTCCTCGAGGACATCGCCCAGGCCGGCACCGTGGCGGACCGAGTGGTCCTCGGATTCGTCAGCGCGCTGCGCGTCATCCGCACGAACAGGCTGATCGGGAATCTACTCGAGACCGAACCGGTGCTGTTCGCAGGTGCGATCGGTGGCGACGACGGAACGATGCTCGCCGCCGTCCGCCGTTTCGTCGCGGGGCAGTTGCAGCGTGAACAACGCGCCGGAACGGTCGCCGCCGATCTGAACACCGATCTCGTGGCCGAGATGCTCGTCCGCATCTCGGCCTCGTTCCTCACCACCCCGAGCCAGGTCGTCGACATCGACGACGACGAGGCGCTCGCCTCGATCGCCCGGCAGTTCCTCGTTCCGATGGTGCTGCCGGACTACGGTTCGACGCGGTAG
- a CDS encoding NUDIX domain-containing protein — protein sequence MAVTSAGLMFYRVDDTGLLSVWLVHPGGPFWKGKDEAAWSVPKGEYGPEEDPREVALREFTEECGIEPPDVPLSLLGRYRQSSGKIVSIYAGETTDELEFVESNTCEVEWPPKSGKRITIPEVDDARWIVAADAETKLHKGQRPVLEALRTRLDEEGRYYRVEP from the coding sequence ATGGCCGTCACCAGCGCAGGTCTGATGTTCTACCGCGTCGACGACACCGGTCTGCTCAGCGTGTGGCTCGTCCACCCCGGCGGCCCGTTCTGGAAGGGGAAGGACGAAGCGGCCTGGTCGGTGCCGAAGGGGGAGTACGGCCCGGAGGAGGACCCCCGGGAGGTCGCCCTGCGCGAGTTCACCGAGGAGTGCGGGATCGAACCACCGGACGTGCCGCTGTCGTTGCTCGGTCGCTACCGGCAGTCGTCCGGCAAGATCGTCAGCATCTACGCGGGGGAGACGACGGACGAGCTGGAATTCGTCGAAAGCAACACGTGCGAGGTCGAATGGCCGCCGAAGTCCGGTAAGCGGATCACGATCCCGGAGGTCGACGATGCGCGCTGGATCGTCGCGGCGGACGCCGAGACGAAACTGCACAAGGGGCAGCGGCCGGTGCTGGAAGCGCTGCGTACGCGATTGGACGAAGAAGGCCGGTACTACCGCGTCGAACCGTAG
- a CDS encoding GyrI-like domain-containing protein, whose translation MDKYDIRRQHRELYTCSSEDFTEVHVPEFGYLAVDGTGDPNSSEEYADAVEALYSVAYTVKFTSKKELGRDFVVGPLEGLWWSEDMRTFLTRNKDLWSWRMMIAQPPWITDDMVDDAITAAGDKARVKKKPLPSLPRVRPFRLTEGRALQILHIGPYDDEGPVLQRLHTQVMPERGVTFAGDHHEIYLSDPRRTAPDKLKTILRQPVTGIQER comes from the coding sequence GTGGACAAATACGACATCAGACGGCAGCACCGCGAGCTGTATACCTGCTCGTCCGAGGATTTCACGGAGGTGCACGTTCCCGAGTTCGGTTATCTGGCCGTGGACGGGACAGGCGATCCGAACAGTTCCGAGGAGTACGCCGACGCCGTGGAAGCTCTCTACTCGGTGGCGTACACCGTCAAGTTCACCTCCAAGAAGGAACTCGGCCGTGATTTCGTCGTCGGGCCCCTCGAAGGACTGTGGTGGAGCGAGGACATGCGCACCTTTCTCACGCGGAACAAAGACCTCTGGTCGTGGCGCATGATGATCGCGCAGCCGCCGTGGATCACCGACGACATGGTGGACGACGCGATCACAGCGGCGGGCGACAAGGCCCGGGTGAAGAAGAAGCCGCTCCCGTCCCTGCCGCGAGTGCGGCCGTTCCGGCTGACGGAGGGCAGGGCGCTGCAGATCCTGCACATCGGACCGTACGACGACGAAGGCCCCGTCCTGCAGCGCCTGCACACGCAGGTGATGCCCGAACGAGGGGTGACGTTCGCCGGTGATCACCACGAGATCTACCTGTCCGACCCTCGCCGTACGGCCCCCGATAAGCTGAAAACGATTCTGCGTCAGCCTGTCACAGGCATACAGGAGCGATGA
- a CDS encoding sigma-70 family RNA polymerase sigma factor codes for MLDENAQKAFEENRTHLLSVAYRLTGSIADAEDAVQDAWLRLAGADVTEVRDLRAWLTTVVGRLCLDRLRSAAVRRETYVGQWLPEPIVAPLGSSAPADPLDEIVRDEDNRLAALVVLDNLTPAQRVAFVLHDAYDIPFDDIARILGVATPTARQLASRARRTVSSVPLPSSPAEHEEAVGRLVAAFAGADLDAVVAALHPDARMIGDAGGTTRTALNVVVGAEKVARFMLGLLRLYGSEALTAFEPVLVNGELGLVNRGRPAADGRPGFPPRVTAWTVRDGRIWAAYDMANPEKLRRGVLLDVSIFD; via the coding sequence ATGCTCGACGAGAACGCCCAGAAGGCGTTCGAGGAGAACCGCACCCACCTGCTCTCGGTGGCGTACCGCCTCACCGGCAGCATCGCCGACGCCGAGGACGCCGTGCAGGACGCATGGCTGCGCCTCGCAGGTGCAGACGTCACCGAGGTACGCGACCTGCGTGCGTGGCTGACGACGGTCGTGGGGCGGTTGTGCCTCGACAGACTTCGCTCGGCCGCGGTGCGCCGCGAGACCTATGTGGGCCAGTGGCTGCCCGAGCCGATCGTGGCGCCCCTCGGCTCCTCCGCTCCCGCGGATCCGCTCGACGAGATCGTGCGCGACGAGGACAACCGCCTGGCCGCGCTCGTCGTGCTCGACAACCTGACCCCGGCGCAGCGCGTGGCGTTCGTCCTCCACGACGCGTACGACATCCCGTTCGACGACATCGCTCGCATCCTCGGCGTCGCCACCCCGACCGCCCGCCAGCTGGCCTCCCGCGCCCGCCGGACGGTCTCGTCCGTTCCACTGCCGAGTTCGCCGGCCGAACACGAGGAGGCCGTCGGGCGGCTCGTCGCGGCCTTCGCCGGCGCCGACCTCGATGCCGTCGTCGCCGCGCTGCATCCCGATGCCCGCATGATCGGGGACGCCGGGGGCACGACCCGCACGGCACTGAACGTCGTGGTCGGCGCCGAGAAGGTGGCGCGCTTCATGCTGGGCTTGCTGAGGCTCTACGGCTCCGAGGCGCTGACGGCGTTCGAGCCTGTCCTGGTGAACGGCGAACTCGGCCTGGTGAACCGCGGCCGCCCGGCCGCCGATGGACGGCCGGGCTTCCCTCCGCGCGTGACGGCGTGGACCGTGCGGGACGGACGGATCTGGGCTGCCTACGACATGGCGAATCCCGAGAAGCTCAGGCGCGGAGTCCTCCTGGACGTCAGCATTTTCGACTAG
- a CDS encoding carboxymuconolactone decarboxylase family protein, with product MARLEAVSPDRAGLTTRAMYALARRRFGSVPEPFAVTAHHPRLMRTSGVHEMLAQRASTVLPAAVREIAVYRVAWTVGCSWCIDFGTMLQRLDGLDTERLAHIAEYRTSDLYSDDEKAAIAYADAMTGAVATEVTDEQVADLERRFGPAGVVELTYQIALENMRARMNSALGIHDQGFSTDACRVPWAEPRTGEAGSV from the coding sequence ATGGCACGACTCGAAGCCGTCTCTCCCGACCGTGCGGGCCTGACGACCCGTGCGATGTATGCGCTTGCCCGCCGCAGGTTCGGTTCGGTACCCGAACCCTTCGCGGTGACGGCGCACCATCCGAGGCTGATGCGTACGAGCGGAGTCCACGAGATGCTCGCCCAACGCGCCTCCACCGTTCTGCCCGCCGCAGTCCGGGAGATCGCGGTCTATCGCGTGGCGTGGACCGTCGGGTGCTCGTGGTGCATCGACTTCGGGACGATGCTGCAACGGCTGGACGGGCTCGACACCGAACGGCTCGCCCACATCGCCGAGTACCGGACCTCCGATCTCTACAGCGACGACGAGAAGGCGGCGATCGCCTACGCGGATGCGATGACCGGCGCCGTGGCGACGGAGGTCACCGACGAACAGGTAGCCGACCTCGAGCGCCGTTTCGGGCCGGCGGGCGTCGTCGAACTCACCTATCAGATTGCGCTCGAGAACATGCGTGCGCGCATGAACTCGGCTCTGGGCATCCACGATCAGGGCTTCAGCACAGACGCCTGCCGGGTGCCGTGGGCCGAACCGCGAACCGGTGAGGCCGGAAGCGTCTGA
- a CDS encoding pyridoxal phosphate-dependent aminotransferase: protein MADSTTSGRVRTVSRLRPFASTIFAEMTELAVRHGAINLGQGFPDVDGPPAMLEVARRAIAEGVNQYPPGSGMPVLREAVAADRAARYGLHHDPESEVLVTVGATEAISAAILGLVEPGEEVLLTEPYYDSYAASVALAGATRRTVPLTRSGNGFVLDVDALRDAVTDRTRMLVVNSPHNPTGTVYDREALTALAELACERDLLVLSDEVYEHLVFDGRAHIPLASLPGMAERTVTVSSAAKTFNVTGWKIGWALGPRELIDGVRAAKQFMTFVGGAPFQPAVAHALTHEQEWIASMRDDLERKRTFLSRALSGAGLNVFDSAGTYFVCADLTPIGRSDAVAFCRELPGRIGVAAVPVSVFVDDTASWNHLVRFAFCKRDEVLTEAVARLNGLQEAR from the coding sequence ATGGCTGATTCGACGACTTCGGGACGGGTTCGTACGGTCTCCCGGTTACGACCGTTCGCCTCGACGATCTTCGCCGAGATGACCGAACTCGCCGTCCGGCACGGCGCGATCAACCTCGGGCAGGGCTTTCCCGACGTCGACGGTCCGCCCGCCATGCTCGAGGTCGCCCGTCGCGCTATCGCCGAAGGCGTCAACCAGTACCCGCCGGGGTCCGGCATGCCCGTGCTGCGCGAGGCCGTCGCTGCCGATCGCGCCGCGCGGTACGGCCTCCACCACGACCCCGAGTCCGAGGTGCTCGTCACCGTCGGCGCCACCGAAGCGATCAGCGCCGCTATCCTCGGACTCGTCGAGCCCGGCGAGGAGGTTCTGCTCACGGAGCCGTACTACGACTCGTATGCCGCCTCGGTGGCTCTCGCCGGGGCGACGCGGCGCACCGTGCCGCTGACCCGATCCGGAAACGGTTTCGTGCTCGATGTCGACGCTCTGCGCGACGCCGTCACCGACCGGACCCGGATGCTGGTCGTCAACAGCCCGCACAACCCCACCGGCACCGTCTACGACCGCGAAGCGCTGACCGCTCTCGCCGAGTTGGCCTGCGAGCGCGATCTGCTGGTGCTGTCGGACGAGGTGTACGAACATCTCGTCTTCGACGGTCGCGCGCACATCCCACTCGCGTCGTTGCCCGGCATGGCCGAACGGACGGTCACGGTCTCGAGTGCCGCCAAGACGTTCAACGTCACCGGCTGGAAGATCGGGTGGGCGCTCGGACCGCGCGAACTGATCGACGGGGTACGCGCCGCGAAGCAGTTCATGACGTTCGTCGGGGGTGCACCCTTCCAACCCGCGGTGGCGCACGCGCTGACGCACGAACAGGAATGGATCGCGTCGATGCGCGACGATCTCGAGCGCAAACGAACCTTCTTGTCGCGTGCTCTCTCCGGTGCCGGGCTGAATGTGTTCGATTCCGCCGGAACGTATTTCGTGTGCGCCGATCTGACACCGATCGGCAGGTCGGATGCGGTCGCCTTCTGCCGGGAACTTCCCGGGCGGATCGGGGTGGCCGCCGTGCCGGTGAGCGTCTTCGTGGACGACACCGCCTCATGGAATCATTTGGTGCGCTTCGCGTTCTGCAAGCGGGACGAAGTGCTCACCGAAGCGGTGGCACGTCTGAACGGATTGCAGGAGGCGCGCTAG